Genomic segment of Photobacterium profundum SS9:
AAAGTTCTCGCCATGTACTTTCGTGCCTCCTAACCAGTTATCTTTATTTGTGTAATCTTCTAACCAAGTATATGGAGAGGTAATCACTAAATAACCACCCGTATTAATGCGATCATAGATCGAAGATAAAAATTGCTTAGGATCACCAAGGCGATCAATCAAATTAGAGGCATAAATAAGATCATAGCCAGTATATTGAGATTTCAAGTTGCAGGCGTCTCCTTGCATAAAGCTGACTTTATCGGCTATTTCGATATAGTTAAGTTCAGCTAACGTTATGCTTTTAAATTCAACTAAATCGCCTTCTGTTCGGATGGTATATCGCTTTTCACCTTGTTCAATAAGCGTGCAGGCTTGCTGAATAAAACGAGCAGAAAAATCTAACCCATCAACATGATCAAATGTTTTGGCGAGTTCAAACGTCGCACGCCCAACAGAACAACCGATATCAAGGGCTTTGGTTCTATGAGTGAGTTGCAGTTCTTGTAAGCATTGCTGCACGCCATTAACGCAGAAGTTTCCAACCGAAAAATATTCAGAACCATAGTGAAATTCAAGGTATTGTGAAATAAGTTCATCTGTTTCATATACGTTGACTTGCGCCATATCTTCAGGTTTTTGGTTTGATTCTACGTAGCGAAACCCTGCATGTTGATAAAAATGACGGCGGAAAGCATAACGAGACGCTTTAATAGACTCGTTGCCGGTTGAGATCCAAGATCCCCCTTTAATTAGGTTATGTAGACCATCAAAGGTAGGGGTAGAGAAGTCATCATATAAAGGATGAACCTGAAAGCCGTTAAAGCCGTCTATGGGGGTTTCTGTCCATTGGAAGTCATTACCTATCACATCGTACAGGCCGTTATGTTCAAAGCGGTTCACAGGGCAAGAAGATGCAAAGTATTCTAAATGGATATTACCAGGTGCTTCAGACCAATACGGAGAATCGGTATTGATGTTATCGCGTAACAGATACCATTCGGTTTCTGTCAGTAAACGAATGGTAGCGTGGCTTTGTTCTGCTTTCCAATTGCAAAACGCTTTTGCTTCTAGTTGATTAACTTCAACTGGCCAGTTTAAAGGTAAGAGGATCTCACTTGACAAGTTACGCTGTAACAGCTTGTTTTCTTCTAATCGCCAAAAACGCGGCATTGTTGCCTTGGTGTAAGCTAACCAACCTTGTCCTTCTTCATTCCAGTATCGTGGTTGTTGATAGCCATCAGCCTTCACAAATTCAAGATACTCCTGATTAGAAACAAGAAATTTAGCTGCTTTAAAGTTATCGATAGTAAAAGATTGTTCACCAAACTCATTATCCCAACCGTATGTTTGGTCATTATCTTTTCTGCCTAATAGCATGCTTTTCCCTGCAATACTCAACAAACTGTTGTTGGGTGATTCACCATCGTCAAGGCAGGGCATCCAATTATCATGAGGCGTTACATCAGCCAGAGGTAGCTGACGAATAATGACGGAAGAGGTTTCTAGGTGAATTCGTTCATGCTCAATGCCCATTAAGATGATCCAGGCTGGATCTGTCTGAGTGATGGGTAAGGATAGGGGCATCTCATCAATAAATTGGTTGACTAGCGAATACACTCTTTTGCGATAATCTTTAACTGTATCAACCTTTGGCCAGTCATAATGGGCAGCATCAAGATCGTCCCACGACATTTCATCTACACCAATGGCTAACATCGATTCAAGGTGGGTGTCTATACGTGAATCAATGTACTTTCCAAGTTTCAACTTATTGATATAAAAGGTTGCTGTATGTCCAAAGTAAAAAATGAGAGGGTGGAGTAATGGTTCTGCTTTTTTGAAATAAGCCTCATCATTATTTACAATTTCGAAGAGGGACTCGTAAAGAGTCCATGTTTGATTGAAGTAGTCTTTTAGCTCCTGTCGTTTATGCTGTTCAGATGTGCCCGTTAATAGAACGGTTTGAGTATTTATTATTGTTTTATTGTGCATGCCTTAGCAAAGCTCCATATCAAGAGATCGTTGTCTTAGAATTGCGTGAACTGCGAATGGTATTTTTATATGCCGATGAGGCTTTCAGGTTGTTATTAAGTCTAGTAAAAACAACCTGACTTGCAGTGCTATCGAAGCCACATCGAATTATTTGTTTTCAGAAAGGTAATTACGTAATTGGAAATGAAAATGAAGAGTATTTATTTGCCATACTTGGGTATACAACTTAGCCAATGAAGCAAGTGATAAAGGATGAGCAATTTGAAAATGGCGTGGCGAATACCAACATGGGTTTTGGTTGGAATTGGTTTGTTACTCAATATAGTTTCAGCCGTGATGACCAACTTTTACATTGATGATTCCACACGACAAATAAATAGTCAGATTCAACAGCAAGCAAGTAATGACAAATTAATTACATTAATTTGGCAACAAGTTGAAACGGTAGAGCGTAAAAAAGAACATGTGTTAGAGCTTCTTGCAAATAGTGAATATATGAGTAAGCCATTAATCCCAGAAATTAAAAATCAAGTTGTGAAAGACCTAAGCTATTGGTTAGGTGAAGATGTTGCATCATTATCTATTACTGCACTGCCTAATTTGATGGGCAAGATAAATAATGTTCAATTTGAGCAAAGAGAAAAAATAAATCAGCTGTATCTAGATAACTTGGAGTTGATTGATAGTTATACAAGTGAGATGGAATATATATCACAGCTTAGAAGTTTGGCGTTGTTTTTACAGGTGATTGGTCTTGGGCTCGTTTTATCTAGGGATTTAAGTCGTCGAGATTATGACAAAAAGTACCGCGATAGATTTGTTGATAAATAGATATACCCAAGTCACCTCAAGATGCAGGATTCAGAGTGACCTCAACGTGTTTAATTCAAGGAAAATATGTGTAGGAATGGCACTCCCTTTCAAACATATTTGAGATAGAAGTAGACACGTTGAGTCACTCCCGAAGGGCGAGTTTTGTTGGGCTCTATGCAGTGTTACTTATTTTCAACGTAGAACGACTAGGCCTATAAATGAGCGCCTTGCCTAGAGCCCAACAAATTCTCGCTGAAACGAGCATCTTGAGGTAACTTGGGTATACATAAAAAGATAAGCCCCGAATAAATCAGGGCTTAAAAAACTTTATGACCACTTACTTATTTGTAGAGTGGAAGGCGAAACGTGATGATTTTTTACCACTTTCAGTTGTTGCTTTGTATTTTACTGAACGTGAATTTTCTAATGTTAATGGAATAAATACACGACCATTTTCATCTGTTTGGTAGCTTTGTTTTTGTTGAGGCACATTGGCTACAGACACTGAAGCATTAGCCGCTGGAGCGCCATTTTCAGTCACGGTGATCCACGCACCATTGTGTGTATCTGCGACTCGAATATCTGCTAATACGGAAGTAGACATTAAAATCACTGCTGTTGCTGTAATTACTTTCAAGCTAGACATAATCCTCACCTCATCGTTTGGCTATATTGCCATTTTTATAAGAGTTTGTATTCACATCACCTTATAAGACCTGTCCTTCATAAAAAATATTTCAAAATAATAATAATAAATCTAAATTTCTATTATTACAGTATGTTAGGTTGCAATGATAAAACTGAGTTCTCATGTTAGTGAAAGTAAACCTTCTGTTTATTTCCTTATATAGCCAAGTATCAAGGCTTATATGTCTTTGGTTTGTTACTTCACTACTGATATCAGTATAGTACCTAGCAATAATTGTACGGGGGTTTTTCAGGTTGGATCAGTTTTAATAATATAATTTTTATTTAATACTTGATTTCTTAAATATGATTCAATATATCAAAATGTTCTATCTGTATTGGCGTTATTGTTTTTAAATATTAGCCTTTTTGAAGGTTCGTCTTATAAAATAAAGAAATAAAGATGGTTTTTTATAAGACGAAATATGAATCTTAGCTAGCATTCAATTGATCAACAATATAATCCGCGATAGGGAAGCATGAAGTTGCAGCAGGTGAAGGAGCATTACAGACAATTAAACAATGTTTAGTACGATGAAATAGAAAATCGTCTATTAACTCACCTTCTTGGTTAACCGCCTGAGCACGAATACCTGAAGGGTAGGGAAGTAAATCATCGCGACGAAGTGTCGGGCAATATTTTTGAACAAGTTGTAGATATCCAGATTTCCACACACTATTTTTAAATTCGATCAACGCAGAGTAAAAGTGTTGGCGAATGACTTTACGAAACCCTGGATAGGTAATCATTTCAGCACAATCTTTTAGGTGAATATGGTACTTGTCGTAGTGTTCACGAGAGAAGTTAATAACAGCATTAGGGCCAACAGTTACGCTCCCATCAATCATTCGTGTTAAATGTACGCCAAGAAAGGGTAACTCAGGATCGGGTATTGGATAGATTAGGTGGTGAATTAAATTATTATGCTGCTTAGGTAATTGATAATAATCTCCTCTGAATGGCACAATTTGGAAATTTGGCTCATCACCCAGCATTCGAACCAGCCTATCTGCTGTTAATCCACCACAAGCGATCAGAGAGTTAGCATGGAAGGTCGTGTTACTTGTTATCACTGTTACACCAGTCTCAGACTCATCTAGGTAGGTAACCTGATGATCGAAGAGCACTTGTCCGCCTGCTTGTTCAATAAGATCGACAAGTTTTACACAAATTTCTTTATAACTCACAATACCAGTGGTTGGCACATAAATGGCCGCTAGTCCTTCGATATTAGGCTCACGCTCTCTTAATGATTGCTTATCAAGAACTTCAAATTGAATGCCGTTTAATCTTGCGCGTTCACCAAGGGTTTCCATTCTCTCTAATTCAGCATCGGATGTTGCAACAAGTAGTTTTCCGCATTCATCAAAGGGAATTTGGTACTTTTCACAAAATTGTTTTATTTCAATATTACCACGGCGACAAAATTGAGATTTTAAAGTACCGGGTGTGTAGTAAATGCCCGCATGTATCACACCACTATTGTGACCTGTTTGGTGATAAGCCGGCGTCATCTCTTTTTCGACCACAATGATTTGACTCTCGGGGTAGCGTTTTTGCAGTTCCCACGCGGTGCTTAGCCCGATAATTCCTGCACCAATGATCAAATAATCACAATGAACCATGCAAAGTCCTTTTAGCATATTGAAATGGGTTTATACCATGTTAAAAGAAGCGGATGGGTATAACTGTGTGCTGAGCTAAAAATAAGAAATAAATGTTCACAAACAAGGCTCCTTTAGTTAGTTGCTGTAAGTTGGAATAAGTCAGGTACCTTTGATATAGATAATTGTTTATATTACTTAAATACTAGTTTAGTGTGATTTAATTAAAACTAAATGAGCAGCGAGTTCGTATGGAAGTGATTATTCGACATCTAGAATCGAAAGATATTGAGCAAGTTAAAAATCTATACGCAGGAAAGAATGCTTATAGTGGAACACTTCAATTACCGCTGCCTTCGCTTGATGCATGGAATAGGCGCCTAAGTGATTTACCTGCGGGGGTGCATTCATTGGTTGCCGAGAAAGAAGGCGTCATAGTGGGGCAGCTAGGCTTTGAAGTCTGTCAGAATGCGAGACGTAGGCATGTTGCTTCATTTGGTATGGCTGTACATGATGATTACCAAAAACAAGGAATAGGCAGTCAATTGCTTAGTGAGATTATCGATCTTGCTGAAAATTGGCTTAATGTGCAGCGTATTGAACTGACAGTTTATACTGACAATCACTCTGCTATCGCCTTATATGAAAAGCATGGTTTCGTGATAGAAGGCGAATCAGTTAATTATGCATTTCGTAATGGGTGCTACGTTAACGTGTATCAAATGGCAAGAGTAAAAAAGTAGCTGTAGAGACTTGCTCTGTAGTCATTACTGAGAATGAAGAATCTTATGCCGTTTAGCTCGTACATTACGCTTCTACGAGTACGCCTAACTCATAGTATTCGACATTTTCAGTAATCATATTGACGCGGGCAGCATCGTTTTTGGTCGTTATATGGCGCATGCCTATTTTTTGCATGACTTTACCTGGGGCTGAATCACGACTGAGGTGGCGCGCATAAAGCAGCTGAAGATTTAGTCGTCTAAAGCCAAACTCGGCAATGCGTGCAGATGCCTCAGTACAATACCCTTTGCCCCAATAGGGCACTCCAATCCAAAATCCTAATTGTGCAGTTTCACCTTCTATATTATGTAGGCCTATGCAGCCAACGAGTTGGTTGTTAGATTTAAGTGTGATCGCAAAAATTGCAGACTTTTGGCTTTGCCACCCAGCAATGTTTTTACCAATCCATTGCCCTGCGACACCATCATCATAGGGGTGAGGAACGTTGATCGTACCATTCGCTATATTAGGGTCGCCTGCGAATTGTTGAATTTTTGGCGCGTCTGATAGTTCTAAAGGGCGTAAAACCAATCTTTCAGTTGTAAGTAGAGGCTGCTGTCTCATATATCACTATCCTGAGTAATTGTAATCTGCTGTGTTTATTAGACCTGTTTCATATCTAGGGCGATATCGAGTAGATCAATATTCTGTTCGATATTTATTCACTAATAACTATTTTTCAGCATCAGACAACATAGGGATACAATAGACATGCTTATATTTCAATATGATGTATTAATAGGTGTTTGGAGGGATAATAGTGAGTGACGGAAAGTAGTGAACACTCAATGAACAGTGCAGGAAAAAAAAAGCAAGTTCGTGCTTGAGCCAAACTTGCTGATTACGAGGGTATGTTGAAAGAGCAACAGACCCTAATCAACGCTTCCATTCGGATTCACCCAGTTGAGCAATTGTCGACAATGCTTTTCGTACATCTTTTTCAATAAGGTACTTAATAAGCCAGCCTGTACCGCTTATCTTTGGAGAGAACTTAATACGATAGTGGATAAGGCTTTGAGTCGCATTGATGCTTTGAAAGCGAATCCAACTACCGTGTTCTTTCATTGGACCTCCGTTTATGATTTTGTAATGGAGGTGTTCATTCTCTTTGTAATCGATAATCTGTTCTTGGAACCTAAAAGGACCTGTGGTCACTTCTCTGACAGCACCAATTCCGTTGGTGTCTGGCTTTCCTTGTCTAACTAAAGAAAAATCAGCATAAAAAAAACGGCCCAATTTTTCATGATCAGAGAGTAGGTGAAATAGAATTTTTTTTGGCACATTAGCGGTCTGTTCTAATGTGATGGTATGAATTCCCATTTTCCTGACCTCTCAGCAAAATACAACAATATGTTAACAAGTTGTGAGGTGGTGTCAAGTTTTAGCATTATCTCTTAGTTGGTAATTTTGTAACTTCTCAATAAGCCGAGGCAGGGTGGGCTTTCTGGAGCACCAGAGAGCCTAAAGATGGGATTACATTACTTTGAGAAATTCGGTCGTTGAGATATTTCCAGAAGGAAACCCCTAATTTTCCGCACGTTTTTTTCAGGCTGGAAAAGGTATCTCGGCATTGTCGGCCAAGATCACTACGAGTACCTCCACTGACTTTGCGCCGCTTGACCTGCTCTCTTAGATCATTTTCGCTTCCATTTGTATGGATTGGAATTTCTGGTCGTTCCAATACCAGCCATAGGTATCTACACAAAATGGTTACGAATTAACCAATCGGCCAAGAGAAGGGAACTGATCTAAGGATCAACGATCAAGAGAGTTAACTTTCATTTCATTAGTATTGACGATGACTCTTTTTGAACAACATCAATTACCCTGTATCCTTGAATCAAGATTATCTAAGCGTTATCAGACCCTTATAATGGAACACATGACAGTTAATTCTAGCAATGCACCAGGTGTAAAATCTCTTCGCCACCACACACAATCATGGGCATCGACACAAGCAACATGGCGTTTTTATCATAATGAGGATGTGACTTTTCCTATGCTAAGTGGCCCGATGCTGGGTCTTGCTCGTTCTGGTGTGAAAGAAAGTCAAAGTCGATATGTATTAATGGCTCATGATTGGTGCCATATCAATTTCGCTAAACATCATAGTAAGTTAGATAAAACTAAGATGTCACACGCTCTCGATGTT
This window contains:
- the ovoA gene encoding 5-histidylcysteine sulfoxide synthase, with the translated sequence MHNKTIINTQTVLLTGTSEQHKRQELKDYFNQTWTLYESLFEIVNNDEAYFKKAEPLLHPLIFYFGHTATFYINKLKLGKYIDSRIDTHLESMLAIGVDEMSWDDLDAAHYDWPKVDTVKDYRKRVYSLVNQFIDEMPLSLPITQTDPAWIILMGIEHERIHLETSSVIIRQLPLADVTPHDNWMPCLDDGESPNNSLLSIAGKSMLLGRKDNDQTYGWDNEFGEQSFTIDNFKAAKFLVSNQEYLEFVKADGYQQPRYWNEEGQGWLAYTKATMPRFWRLEENKLLQRNLSSEILLPLNWPVEVNQLEAKAFCNWKAEQSHATIRLLTETEWYLLRDNINTDSPYWSEAPGNIHLEYFASSCPVNRFEHNGLYDVIGNDFQWTETPIDGFNGFQVHPLYDDFSTPTFDGLHNLIKGGSWISTGNESIKASRYAFRRHFYQHAGFRYVESNQKPEDMAQVNVYETDELISQYLEFHYGSEYFSVGNFCVNGVQQCLQELQLTHRTKALDIGCSVGRATFELAKTFDHVDGLDFSARFIQQACTLIEQGEKRYTIRTEGDLVEFKSITLAELNYIEIADKVSFMQGDACNLKSQYTGYDLIYASNLIDRLGDPKQFLSSIYDRINTGGYLVITSPYTWLEDYTNKDNWLGGTKVHGENFTTLDGLTENLISRFELIAVKEIPFVIRETKRKFQHSLSEMTIWRKR
- a CDS encoding SRPBCC family protein yields the protein MGIHTITLEQTANVPKKILFHLLSDHEKLGRFFYADFSLVRQGKPDTNGIGAVREVTTGPFRFQEQIIDYKENEHLHYKIINGGPMKEHGSWIRFQSINATQSLIHYRIKFSPKISGTGWLIKYLIEKDVRKALSTIAQLGESEWKR
- a CDS encoding GNAT family N-acetyltransferase; translation: MEVIIRHLESKDIEQVKNLYAGKNAYSGTLQLPLPSLDAWNRRLSDLPAGVHSLVAEKEGVIVGQLGFEVCQNARRRHVASFGMAVHDDYQKQGIGSQLLSEIIDLAENWLNVQRIELTVYTDNHSAIALYEKHGFVIEGESVNYAFRNGCYVNVYQMARVKK
- a CDS encoding GNAT family N-acetyltransferase encodes the protein MRQQPLLTTERLVLRPLELSDAPKIQQFAGDPNIANGTINVPHPYDDGVAGQWIGKNIAGWQSQKSAIFAITLKSNNQLVGCIGLHNIEGETAQLGFWIGVPYWGKGYCTEASARIAEFGFRRLNLQLLYARHLSRDSAPGKVMQKIGMRHITTKNDAARVNMITENVEYYELGVLVEA
- the lhgO gene encoding L-2-hydroxyglutarate oxidase — its product is MVHCDYLIIGAGIIGLSTAWELQKRYPESQIIVVEKEMTPAYHQTGHNSGVIHAGIYYTPGTLKSQFCRRGNIEIKQFCEKYQIPFDECGKLLVATSDAELERMETLGERARLNGIQFEVLDKQSLREREPNIEGLAAIYVPTTGIVSYKEICVKLVDLIEQAGGQVLFDHQVTYLDESETGVTVITSNTTFHANSLIACGGLTADRLVRMLGDEPNFQIVPFRGDYYQLPKQHNNLIHHLIYPIPDPELPFLGVHLTRMIDGSVTVGPNAVINFSREHYDKYHIHLKDCAEMITYPGFRKVIRQHFYSALIEFKNSVWKSGYLQLVQKYCPTLRRDDLLPYPSGIRAQAVNQEGELIDDFLFHRTKHCLIVCNAPSPAATSCFPIADYIVDQLNAS